From the genome of Oscillospiraceae bacterium:
GGATATCTTTCGGCAAAAAAAAGGGGAGGAAATTTCGTTGTTAACGATTGATGCAATTCGGCAGGCACAGGCCAATATGAAAGACGTTGTGCGCAAAACGGACCTAACGCCTGCTTTTGATCTGGACCCCGAAAATCAGGTGTACCTGAAAGAAGAAAACCTGCAACTGACCGGCTCCTTTAAAATCCGAGGCGCTTTCAATAAAATCTCGATGCTGTCGGATGAGGAAAAGGCGCGCGGCGTGATTGCGTGCTCGGCCGGCAATCACGCACAGGGCGTGGCGCTGGCTGCCACAAAGCGGCAGATTCAGTCGACCATCTGCATTCCGTCCTGTGCTCCGATTTCAAAAATCGAAAAGACCAAACGCTACGGCGGTGAAGTCTGCTTAGTCGACGGCGTGTACGACGATGCCTATGAAAAAGCCTGCGAAATTCAAAAACAGAGCGGTGCGGTTTTTATTCATCCCTTTAATGACGACGACGTGATTGCCGGACAGGGTACTATTGGGCTTGAGATCTTAGAGCAGCTGCCGCAGACCGATGCGGTTGTAGTGCCGGTGGGCGGCGGCGGCCTGATTTCAGGGGTTGCGTTTGCGGTAAAAGAATTGAATCCCGCCTGCAAAGTTTACGGGGTGCAGGCAAGCGGCGCCGCCGGCATGGTACACGCCCTGCAGCACGGCGGACCGCAGGCACTGGACCGGGTCTCTACCTTTGCGGACGGCATTGCAGTGAAGTGCCCGGGCAGCCTGACCTATCAGTACTGTAAAGAATACGTGGACGACATTGTCACTGTGACAGACGACGAAATTGCCACAGCGGTTTTGCAGCTGATCGAGCAGGACAAGGTCATTGCAGAGGGCGCGGGAGCTGCCGCTGTTGCGGCGGTGATGTACCACAAGATTCATACCCGCGGCAAAAATATTGTCTGTGTGGTTTCGGGCGGCAATATCGACGTCACCATTCTTTCCCGTGTCATCAAGCGCGGCCTGCTCAAGCAGGGCCGCATTGGCCGCATTCAGGTCGATATTGTTGACAAGCCCGGCCAGATTATGGACATCTCCACCATCATTGCACAGTTTGGCGGCAACATCCTCAGCATCTACCACGACCGCAACGCTGCAGCCAGTGGGATTGACTATTGCTTCCTTTCGTTCTATATTGAAACAAGGAATATGACACACTACGAGGAAATCTGCGATGCAATTTCCAATGCAGGGTATCATATTGTCTCAAAGTAAGCAAAAAGCTGCTCAAAACCATCGACACGAAAGGAAGGAAACACATATGACAGAAAAAATCTATACCAAAGACGCACCGGCGGCCATCGGCCCCTATTCACAGGCTATTGTCTGCGGCAATACCGTTTATGCCAGCGGACAGATTCCGATTATTCCGGCAACTGGCAAAATCGCCGAGGGCGATATCACCGTACAAAGTGAGCAAGTCATGAAAAATATCGGCAATATTTTAAAGGCAGCCGGTACTGACTTTACAAAAGCAGTAAAAACCACGTGCTTTCTCGCTGATATGGGCGACTTTGCCGCATTTAATGAAGTATACGGCAAATATTTTACAGGCAAGCCGGCACGCTCTTGTGTAGCGGTTAAGAGCCTGCCAAAAAATGTGCTGGTCGAAGTAGAAGTCATCGCGGCAAAATAAACCGCTTTGCTGTGTAAAAGAAGGCGCCCGCTGCAGGTTCTTTGCAGCGGGCGCCTTCTTTATTCTTTTTTAGAATTCCACAGCTTTGTAGGGATACTGCCTGCCGGAAAGGAAATTGATGCCCAGCCCCAGGCATACAGCGACAATCGCAAGCCACACCCCGACATTGGGCAGCAGCTTGCAGCCGTATGCGGCAATCATCGGCGCCTGCATAAAAAGGACGAAAGAAACAAGAGTCAGTGTCTTGCCATGCCGGTAGTTTTCCGGTGAGTCAAAAGATTTTTTCGGAAAGCGCAGGCGCATGATTTGGTCTGCCAGCAGCCCAAAAGTCAGGCACCAAAAACTTGCCAGCAAGCCGCAGCCCTTTGCCAGCAGGTTTACCGGAAAGAAAACCGGAACCGCCGCGCAGAAAAACACAATGGAAACAATCCGCAGCCTTTTCTTCATATAGACCAGCCTCCCTCAGCAACCTGCCGCAGGCCGAAATGCCGCGTCAGCACTTCCGTATATCTTGTTATAAACATAAAAAGAGAGGTTTGTCAAGCCCCGTGGCAGGCAGAAAAGGATTCCTTGCCGCGTATTTCACAGTAGTTGCCTAAGAAATGGAAGCGCGGCAGTTCTTCCTGCAGCGAGCAGAGCAATTCCAGCACCGCCGGGTCGCGCACGTTTCCGGTAAAATCCAAGTAAAAATCGTACTCGAAATCTTTGCCCTCAATCGGCCGCGACTCAATTTTCGTCAGGTTCATGCCAGCTGCGGCAAAGCGGGAAAGCACGGCGTTTAGGCTGCCGGTGACGTGGGCAACGTTGAAGCAGAGGCTGATTTTTTCCGCATGGTCGGGAATGCAGAGCTGCCGGCTGATGACGACAAAGCGCGTGGCGTTGTTGTCAGCGTTTTGAATATCGCGGGCCAGTACTTGCAGGCCGTACTTGCGCGCGGCGCTTTCGCTGCAGACCGCCGCGGTTTTGGGGTCGCCCGCGGCGGCTTCTGCCGCGGCAGAGGTGCTGCTGACCGTCAGAAGCGGCAGGTGCAGTTCCGAGAGCCGCTGCGAGCATTGCCGCAGTGCAATTTCCTTAGACTGAATACAGGAAATACCCGCAAGGCTGCCGCCCTTTGCGGCGAGGCATTGGTGTACCCGAATGGTCTTTGCCGCAATGATATAGAAGCAGTACTGCATCAGCAGGCTGTACACTTCGCTGACACTGCCCGCACTAGAGTTTTCCACGGGAACCACGGCAAGGCCGGCACTGTCTGCTTTGATACATTGAAAGATTTCATCAAAGCGGCTGCAGAATTTTACTTCTGCCTGCGGATACAGCGCCGAAACAACGCTGTGGCTGTACGAGCCCGGCCCGCCCAGGCAGGCGACTGTTTTGGGGCAGGCGGGTGCTTTTGGCGCGGCGGAAATCGCTTTGCGCAACGTTTCGCCGGAGCCGAGCATGCGGTGCTGCAAAGCGCGACTTTCGCTCATAATCGTGCGGTAGACAATGCGCGCGGCACCGCCGTACACGCCGGCTTCTTTTGAAATGCGGTCTAAGATTTCCTCTTCTCGTGCGGCGTTGTACACCGGCGTCTTATCCCGCTGCTTCACCTCTGCCACTTTTTTGGCGCAGTCCATGCGCTTGATGAAAAGGGGCAGCAGCTGACTGTCTATCTGGTCAATTTCGCGGCGAATTTCTTTGAGTTCCATTTTGTACACTCATTCCTTTACACTCTGCTCTAAAATACCGTCAAGATTTATAAGCGCCAGCGCGGCGGCGGCCTCTGCAACCGGCACAGCGCGCGGTACAATGCAGGGGTCATGCCGGCCGTGTATGGTCAACACGGTGTCTTTGTGTGCGGTGAGGTCAACACTCTGCTGTTCGCGTGCAATAGAGGGCGTGGGCTTAAACGCTGCGCGGAATACAATCGGCATGCCGGTAGTGATGCCGCCCAAAATACCGCCTGCGTTGTTTGTGCGCGTTTTTACGGTGCCGTCCGGGGCATAATAGTAGGGATCATTGTTTTCGCTGCCGCGCAGCTTTGCCGCACCGAAACCTGCGCCGAACTCCACGCCTTTGCAGGCAGGAATACCGAAGAGTATGGAGGAAAACAGGCTCTCAATGCCGCCAAACATGCCCTCGCCGCCAAGACCTGCGGGCACCCCGAGGCAGGCGCACTCTACCACGCCGCCAATGCTGTCCTGCTTTTGCCGGGCTGCCTCAATTTCGCGGTACATAGCTTCTTTTTTAGCGTCGCTGAGGACCGGAAAATAAGCAGCATGAAGCGTTTCCAGTACAAAAGGGGAAATATCGGAAAGCGGAGCGTCGCTGACATTGCCGACCGAGAGCGCGTGGGCGCCAACCAAAATACCGCGCCGGGCAAGGATTTGGCTGCACACGGCGCCGGCAAATACCAGCGGGGCGGTCAACCGGCCGGAAAAATGCCCGCCGCCATGGATATCGTTGTGCCCTTTGTATTTTACCCATGCCGGGTAGTCCGCGTGCCCGGGCCGCGGCACCGCGAGCAGATTACCGTAGTCGCCAGAGCGGGTGTTGGTGTTTTCAATAACGGCACACAGCGGCGCGCCGGTGGTGACGCCATTTAAAAGACCGGAAAGGACATGCGGCGTGTCGGCTTCTCTGCGGGGGGTGCTTGCTTTGTCACGTCCCGGCGCGCGGCGGGCCATCTGCTGCTGTACCTGTGCGGGGTCAATGGTTTCCCCGGCGGGCAGTCCCTCCAGCACACAGCCGATAGCAGGGCCATGGCTTTCCCCAAAAATGCTGATTTTGATGCGGTTACCCCACGATGACATCTGCATTTCCTCCTAATGACTGATAAACTGAAAAGAATTCCGGCCAGCTTTTCTGTACTGCCTGCGCGTCCGTCACGGTGACAGATCCCTCTGCGCGCAGCGCGGCAATGGCGGCAGCCATTACGATGCGGTGGTCGCTGCAGCCGGAAACCGTGCCGCCGGAAACCGTGCCGCCCCACAGGGTCAGGCTGTCGGCCGTCTGCTCGGCGCGTACCCCCAGCGCTTTGGCCATCTGCGCCATGGCGGCGAGGCGGTCGCTTTCTTTCAGGCGTAGGCGGGCGGCGTTGTACAGGCGTGTACGTCCTTGTGCGAAAAAGCCCATGACGGCTAAAATCGGCGCAAGGTCGGGTATTTGGCCGACATCTATTTCCGCTCCCGCAAGCGGACCGGGCTGTGCAGTTAAAATGCCACCCTGCCAAACAAGCTTTGCGCCAAAGAGCCGGAGCAGCGGCTCGATTGCGCGGTCGCCCTGTGCGGACTGCGGGTTTAGGCCGGAAAGCAACACAGAACCGCCCAATGCGCCGGCCGCCAGCAAAAAGGCGGCCTGGCTCCAGTCGCGCTCGACCGAAAGCTGCCGGGCGCGGTACTGCTGCCCGCCGGGCACGCGCCAGCCATTCTCCTGTGGGATAACCGCAATACCGAATTGTTTCAGCATGTCACAGGTCATCTGTACGTACGCGGCGCTCTGCAGCGGCGAGGTCAGCCGAATTTCACTTTCGCCGGAAAGCAGTGGCAGCGCAAATAAAAGGCCGGTGATAAATTGACTGGAAACATCGCCCGGCAGGGAATAGACCCCGGGCAGAAGCCTGCCAGAAACGGTAAGGGGCAGGCCGCCTGTGCTTTTGCAGGAAAGGCCGTGCTGTGGCAGCAGGTCAAGGTAGATGCCCAGCGGGCGCTGCGGCAGCCGCCCGCAGCCCGTAAACACAGCGGAAATGCCCAGCGCCCCCACAATGGGAATCAGAAAGCGCAGGGTAGAACCGCTTTCAATACAAGAAAGCGTAACAGCCCCTTTTGGCGAGCAAAGGGGGCCGCTTACGGTTAAAATTTCGCCGTCCTGCTTTACTTTTGCCCCCAGAGCTTTGATGCAGCCGATGGTTGCCTGCATATCGGCGCTGCTGCCAATAGGGGAGAGAATGCTTTTACCCTGTGCGAGCGCGGCGCAGAGAATGGCACGGTGGGCGGCGCTTTTGCTCGGCGGCGGTGCGGCCGTACCTGAAAGTACAGCAGGGGAGAGTACGGCGCGGCTCACGACAAATCCTCACAGCGTGCTGCAAATTCTGTACGCGGAAGTTCCTTTACAAAGCAGCTGCCGATTTCCCGCAGCAGCACAATTTTCAGGCCGCTGCCGCTGCTCTTTTTGTCGTGCGCGGTGGCTGGCAGCAGTTCTTCTATTGTTTCAGTACAGGAAACAGGCAGACCGTATTTTTGCAGCAGGGCGGCAATCCTTTTGGTGGTGCCGGGTTTGGTAATGCCTGCTTTTTCGCTTATACGGGTCATCAATACCATGCCAACGCCCACTGCCGCACCGTGAGAAAGGCCGTGGTAATTCTGCAGCATTTCTAGTGCGTGGCCAAAAGTGTGCCCAAAGTTTAAAATAGCCCGTTCGCCTGTGTCGCGCTCATCGTTTTCCACTACCTGCCGCTTAATATCGACACAGGTGTAAATAACAGAAGCAATCTGGCTGTGGCAGTCGGCCTCTTCCAGGCGCGCAAACAGCGCGCGGTCGCGGATGCAGCCATACTTAATCACTTCCCCCATGCCATCGGCAAAGAAAGCGGGGGGCAGGGTAGTGAGTGACTGCGGGTCTATAAGGACCAGCGCGGGCTGATGAAAAGCGCCGACCAGGTTCTTGCCCACAGGCAGGTCAACGCCGGTCTTGCCGCCGACAGAGGAATCCACCTGTGCCAAAAGACTGGTGGGAATCTGGATAAACGGAATGCCGCGCAGCCAAGTCGCCGCGGCAAAGCCGGTCATGTCGCCGCAGACCCCGCCGCCCAGTGCTACAGCAAAATCTGTGCGGGTAAGGTCCGCACCGGAAAAAGCTTTGTAAAAATCGGAAATCGTAGAAAGATTTTTGCTTTGCTCACCGGCGGGAAAAACCGTAAGCGAAACCTGAAAGCCCGCTTTTTCGAGGGAAGCCTGTACTGCGGCGGCGTACAGCGGGGCAGTGTTGGTGTCGGCAATTACCGCCGCACGCTCCGCTTTTGGCAGCAGCGCCTTGGCGCGTGGGCCTATCTCGGTCATACAGCCGTTTTCTATGATGATTTCGTAAGAAGGAATTGTGTGTACGGTCAAATTCATTCTCCCAGCTCCTCTTTTACAAGCCGGCCGCGCCGCAGCAGCGCCTCCAGCCTTTTTTGGTCGCCGCCGGCGACAGCGTCGCGGATATCGGACAGGTTTTTGATTAGGGTATTCAGTTCTTCGTTCAGGGCGGTTTGGTTGTCGAGAAACAGCTCAGACCACATGACCTCATTGATATTGGCGACCCGCGAAACATCGCGGTAGCTGCCGGCGGAAAAGCCCCGGTGCTCAAGGCAGCGCGGGCTCATCACATAGGCGCAGGCCAAGGCGTGCGGCACCTGGCTGGTGAAGGCAATCAGCTGGTCGTGGTGTTCTGGCGTAGTAGAGACACAGCGGCCGAAACCCAGCCGGAAAGCGGTCTGCCGCAAAAGTTCACAGGCCCACTCTGGCGCGCCGCAGGGCACCAGGATATAACTTGCCCCGCGGAAAAGGTCTTTGCTGGAAGCGGAAAAGCCGTGCTTTTCCGTGCCCGCCATGGGGTGAGCACCACAGTAGGGAAAGCCGCCCTTTTCTGCTAAGGCGCGCAGACCTTTGCAGACCTTTGTCTTTATGCCGCAGACATCGGTTAAAACCGTGTGCTTGCCAAAAGCGGAAAGATGCGCCGCAGTAAAGTCGAGGTCTGCCTGCGGATACAGGCAGAGGTACACAATGTCGGCTTCCTGCAGGTCCTGCTCATCGCCCTCTTTTGTGACGGCACCGCAGGCGAGGGCGGACTCTATGGCGGCGGGGTCCGAGTCAATGCCGGCTACATGGCAGTCCGTGTATGCCGAAAAAGCTTTGGCGAGGCTGCCGCCTATTAGCCCCAGCCCCACAATGACAATTTTCATGAAAAGCCAGCTCCTTCCCGTGAAACTTTACAGGGTCTTGCCAAACAGCGGCGCTACCTGCTTAAGCCGTGCGGCAACATGGTCAAATTGGTCGGGCGTTAAGGACTGAGCACCATCGGAAAGGGCCTTTTTCGGGTTGTTGTGCACTTCGATAATCAGGCCGTCCGCGCCGGCGGCGACTGCAGCCATTGCCAGCGGCTCTACCAGCCAGGAAATGCCGCCCGCATGGCTTGGGTCGACAACTACCGGCAGATGCGACAGCTTTTTGAGAATCGGCACCGCCGAAATATCCAGCGTGTTGCGGGTGTAGGTTTCATAGGTGCGAATGCCCCGCTCACACAGAATGACGTTGTCATTGCCGCCGGCCATAATGTATTCGGCAGCCATCAGCAGTTCTTCAATGGTAGCGGAAAGGCCGCGCTTGAGCAGAATCGGCGTTTTGATATGGCCCAGCTCGCGCAGCAGGTCAAAGTTCTGCATATTGCGTGCGCCTACCTGAATGATGTCCACGCCTTCTTTTAAGAAAAGGTCAATCTGCCGTACGCTCATCAGTTCGGTGACAATGGGCATGCCGGTTTCTTTTTTCGCGTAGTTCAAAAGTTCCAGCCCCTGCTCCTTGAGGCCCTGAAAGGCATAGGGGCTTGTGCGTGGCTTGTAGGCGCCGCCGCGCAGAAACTGTGCGCCGGCCTTTTTGACACGGCGGGCAATTTCGGTAATCTGCTCTTTTGACTCTACACTGCAGGGGCCGGCCATCAGTGCCAGTTGCCCACCGCCCACGGAAAGGCCGTTTGGCAGGGTGACTACGGTATTACTCGGGTGAAACTTTCGATTTGCCTTTTTGTAAGGCTCCTGTACGCGCTTGACGGAATCGACAATTTCGTTTGCGCCGATGTTGTCAATATCAATGGCGGCGGTGTCGCCGATAAGGCCCAGTACTGTGCTCTGTGCGCCGACCCAGGTGTTTACAGAGACACCGTAGGTGTCTTCCAGTTCGTTGATGAATTCGGTGCGCTGGTTTTCTGTACAGCCCGGTTTTAAAACGATAATCATTTGTTATTCCTCCTGAAAGTCATTTGCAGCAGCCTACGGAATCATAAAAAAAAGACGGAGCTGCTGCCAACTCCGTCTGAAGCTTATACAAACCAAATCTAAAAAACAGTCTGCACCTTTATAGGGAAAGCTTCTGCCAGAAATTTGCACACAGCAAAGCGGCCCGGGCAAAAAAATGACCGGGATAAAAGCTGCTAAATCGATGTGTGCAGGAAATCAGCATAGGGGAAGCTCCTTTGTGCAGAATTGCCCGAAACCGGGCTTTTTCTAACTATAATACACAGAATGCGGGTTTGTCAATATATTTTAGCAATTTAAAGCGAAAGATTTATGGATTGGAGAGCAGCGCAAAAATCTGCTCTGACACTGTACGGCTGTCTTCCGCGTGCACGGTAAAGTCGGCCGCCGCCTGGTAAAGGGGCATGCGCTGGTCGTAAAGTGCCCGCATCACCTCGGCACGGTTGGGCTTTTCCAGCATGGGGCGGGAATGGTCACCCGACAGACGGTGCTGCAGCACTGCATAGGGCGGCCGCAGCAGCACAATCAGGCAGGTCTCGCGCAGAATCTCAGCATTCAGCGGATTTGCCAGCATACCGCCGCCGGTGGCGATGACCAGGCCGGCTTTCCGCGAAAGGGTGCGGCAGGCCTCGGTTTCGCGGGCGCGAAACCAATTTTCGCCATAGCGGGCAAAAAGCGCCGGCACCGGCATGCCCTCCTGTTCTTCAATGTAGCGGTCAGTATCGACAAAGGTGCGGCCCATGCGCTTGGCAAGCAGATGCCCGGCTGTGCTTTTGCCGCTGCCCATAAACCCGCACAGCACGACATTGCCAAACTGCTGCCGCATGGCCTGCTGTGCCTCGGTGATAATCGGCGAAACGTCTTTGCTTTGGAAATGGCACCCGAGCCAGATTTCCTCTGCTGCTGCTGCCTGCCATACCAGCATGCCCATGCCGCTCACCGCAGGAATACCCAGTTCTTCTGCATACTTTATCAGCATCGGGACACCCGGATTGTACACCGCATCAAATACGGCGCCTGCCCGTGCGGCAGTTTCCTTTTCGACCGGGCTTACGGCAAGATTGGGATACATGCCGGCACTGGTGGCGTTTACTAGAAGGGCATACCGCTGCTTTCCCTGCCGCAGCGAATTTTCATCTGTAATTTGTATGCCCTGCGGGCAGCGTACAGAAA
Proteins encoded in this window:
- a CDS encoding RidA family protein; amino-acid sequence: MTEKIYTKDAPAAIGPYSQAIVCGNTVYASGQIPIIPATGKIAEGDITVQSEQVMKNIGNILKAAGTDFTKAVKTTCFLADMGDFAAFNEVYGKYFTGKPARSCVAVKSLPKNVLVEVEVIAAK
- a CDS encoding chorismate mutase, which produces MELKEIRREIDQIDSQLLPLFIKRMDCAKKVAEVKQRDKTPVYNAAREEEILDRISKEAGVYGGAARIVYRTIMSESRALQHRMLGSGETLRKAISAAPKAPACPKTVACLGGPGSYSHSVVSALYPQAEVKFCSRFDEIFQCIKADSAGLAVVPVENSSAGSVSEVYSLLMQYCFYIIAAKTIRVHQCLAAKGGSLAGISCIQSKEIALRQCSQRLSELHLPLLTVSSTSAAAEAAAGDPKTAAVCSESAARKYGLQVLARDIQNADNNATRFVVISRQLCIPDHAEKISLCFNVAHVTGSLNAVLSRFAAAGMNLTKIESRPIEGKDFEYDFYLDFTGNVRDPAVLELLCSLQEELPRFHFLGNYCEIRGKESFSACHGA
- a CDS encoding prephenate dehydrogenase; its protein translation is MKIVIVGLGLIGGSLAKAFSAYTDCHVAGIDSDPAAIESALACGAVTKEGDEQDLQEADIVYLCLYPQADLDFTAAHLSAFGKHTVLTDVCGIKTKVCKGLRALAEKGGFPYCGAHPMAGTEKHGFSASSKDLFRGASYILVPCGAPEWACELLRQTAFRLGFGRCVSTTPEHHDQLIAFTSQVPHALACAYVMSPRCLEHRGFSAGSYRDVSRVANINEVMWSELFLDNQTALNEELNTLIKNLSDIRDAVAGGDQKRLEALLRRGRLVKEELGE
- the ilvA gene encoding threonine ammonia-lyase, with amino-acid sequence MLTIDAIRQAQANMKDVVRKTDLTPAFDLDPENQVYLKEENLQLTGSFKIRGAFNKISMLSDEEKARGVIACSAGNHAQGVALAATKRQIQSTICIPSCAPISKIEKTKRYGGEVCLVDGVYDDAYEKACEIQKQSGAVFIHPFNDDDVIAGQGTIGLEILEQLPQTDAVVVPVGGGGLISGVAFAVKELNPACKVYGVQASGAAGMVHALQHGGPQALDRVSTFADGIAVKCPGSLTYQYCKEYVDDIVTVTDDEIATAVLQLIEQDKVIAEGAGAAAVAAVMYHKIHTRGKNIVCVVSGGNIDVTILSRVIKRGLLKQGRIGRIQVDIVDKPGQIMDISTIIAQFGGNILSIYHDRNAAASGIDYCFLSFYIETRNMTHYEEICDAISNAGYHIVSK
- the aroA gene encoding 3-phosphoshikimate 1-carboxyvinyltransferase, with product MSRAVLSPAVLSGTAAPPPSKSAAHRAILCAALAQGKSILSPIGSSADMQATIGCIKALGAKVKQDGEILTVSGPLCSPKGAVTLSCIESGSTLRFLIPIVGALGISAVFTGCGRLPQRPLGIYLDLLPQHGLSCKSTGGLPLTVSGRLLPGVYSLPGDVSSQFITGLLFALPLLSGESEIRLTSPLQSAAYVQMTCDMLKQFGIAVIPQENGWRVPGGQQYRARQLSVERDWSQAAFLLAAGALGGSVLLSGLNPQSAQGDRAIEPLLRLFGAKLVWQGGILTAQPGPLAGAEIDVGQIPDLAPILAVMGFFAQGRTRLYNAARLRLKESDRLAAMAQMAKALGVRAEQTADSLTLWGGTVSGGTVSGCSDHRIVMAAAIAALRAEGSVTVTDAQAVQKSWPEFFSVYQSLGGNADVIVG
- the aroF gene encoding 3-deoxy-7-phosphoheptulonate synthase, with translation MIIVLKPGCTENQRTEFINELEDTYGVSVNTWVGAQSTVLGLIGDTAAIDIDNIGANEIVDSVKRVQEPYKKANRKFHPSNTVVTLPNGLSVGGGQLALMAGPCSVESKEQITEIARRVKKAGAQFLRGGAYKPRTSPYAFQGLKEQGLELLNYAKKETGMPIVTELMSVRQIDLFLKEGVDIIQVGARNMQNFDLLRELGHIKTPILLKRGLSATIEELLMAAEYIMAGGNDNVILCERGIRTYETYTRNTLDISAVPILKKLSHLPVVVDPSHAGGISWLVEPLAMAAVAAGADGLIIEVHNNPKKALSDGAQSLTPDQFDHVAARLKQVAPLFGKTL
- the aroB gene encoding 3-dehydroquinate synthase; translated protein: MNLTVHTIPSYEIIIENGCMTEIGPRAKALLPKAERAAVIADTNTAPLYAAAVQASLEKAGFQVSLTVFPAGEQSKNLSTISDFYKAFSGADLTRTDFAVALGGGVCGDMTGFAAATWLRGIPFIQIPTSLLAQVDSSVGGKTGVDLPVGKNLVGAFHQPALVLIDPQSLTTLPPAFFADGMGEVIKYGCIRDRALFARLEEADCHSQIASVIYTCVDIKRQVVENDERDTGERAILNFGHTFGHALEMLQNYHGLSHGAAVGVGMVLMTRISEKAGITKPGTTKRIAALLQKYGLPVSCTETIEELLPATAHDKKSSGSGLKIVLLREIGSCFVKELPRTEFAARCEDLS
- the aroC gene encoding chorismate synthase — encoded protein: MSSWGNRIKISIFGESHGPAIGCVLEGLPAGETIDPAQVQQQMARRAPGRDKASTPRREADTPHVLSGLLNGVTTGAPLCAVIENTNTRSGDYGNLLAVPRPGHADYPAWVKYKGHNDIHGGGHFSGRLTAPLVFAGAVCSQILARRGILVGAHALSVGNVSDAPLSDISPFVLETLHAAYFPVLSDAKKEAMYREIEAARQKQDSIGGVVECACLGVPAGLGGEGMFGGIESLFSSILFGIPACKGVEFGAGFGAAKLRGSENNDPYYYAPDGTVKTRTNNAGGILGGITTGMPIVFRAAFKPTPSIAREQQSVDLTAHKDTVLTIHGRHDPCIVPRAVPVAEAAAALALINLDGILEQSVKE